From the genome of Canis lupus baileyi chromosome 4, mCanLup2.hap1, whole genome shotgun sequence:
TCGTAAGCTGCCAGCTGAGACTGAGACCAGCTTGACTGATTTTAAAGCCTCTGAAAGCAAAAttcctgtgggggctggggggcgtgGTGATGGTGAGGCTGGGCTAGTTAGCTGTCCGCACCACTATAGAAATGTTTTGGAGCCCTTCTTGAGGAGTCGCTCTCTGGAAAGAGGCGGTGACGAAGTTTTCCATCTCAACACAATTCCATACACAGTAATGGAGCTTATCCTGGGCAAGGGAGTCCTAAACTTTGCAGTGATCCAAGCAAGCCCAAaacttcctctgcttcctcttgaCTTGGAGAGAAGAGTGGGGCAGACAGCTCTGGGGTCAAATCCACCCCTGACCCAAGGTGGCAGCGCAGCAGTCAAGTTGGTTAAACCatacttctttttaatttgtggGGCGGAGGACCAATCTGTGTGCATTTGGTGACTAATGGCTCCTTAACTAGCACCCTCAAAAGTAGGAGGGGGATTGGGCAGTGGGTGCATCCACCTGGAACATGGAACCAACACTCTTGCAGTTTCAGGGAGTCCCTGCCTATTTGAACACTTGGTTTCCACAGCCTTTGACAGGAAGAAGGATTTTCCTACTTAAGGACTTCTCTAAACCTGTAGTCCTTGACCCAAATGGCACCTTCTCTTGCAAGCCTCCCAATCCAGCCCCAGGTAACAACAGCCCCACCTCCATCCTGTGCCTTTTACCTCTACCCAGCACCAACAGTTTTGGCCTCAAATAATTTTGTCTATATACTTGTTGCTTTCCTAGGAAGACAGAGATGGACCTTCTTCCTTTTCGTCTGTCTACACTCTTCCCCTAAACATGCAGAAAGTAGCAGGCACTGGCTTGGTCAGTGCAACTAGGAGCTGCTGACACCTGTCCCTGGGTGGTGCCCCAGGTGGAAAGTTGGCTGCTGCATAGGTCACCAATAACCCATTAATCTCCTCCCAGATTAAAGCCATGAAATAAAACAAcaccttcattcattcttttgtttgtgcgtccttctccccaccccccaaaccagCCCCTGGTAACTGAGACATACTTCCTCAGAGCTACCTTTACTGGGAATAGAGAAGAAAAGTTCCATGGCAGGGCAAAAGAGAGACTCAAGAGGCATTAACTCCTGCTAAGTCCTTTGCGTTCTAACTGGAAACCCACCTACAGACTGGCTCTGGGTGGGCCATGAGGGTGCCATGCCCCACTGGGGTTGGCTGGCTCCTTCCTGCAGCCAATCCCAGGAGGCCTCTGGGGTTCAATTCACAGGGTAGGGTCCCCACCCTCCATTTTCCTGTTCCGAGTGCCAGGCGGGCTCTGCGGATTCTTAGGGCTCCACTGGCTTCCCTGGAGGTCTAGGGGTCCTGCAGGCCATGTAGGGGTGCTCTAATAGTTTCAGTCCCTGCCGTGCACCCCACCTCTACCTTGGGAGTAATGAGTGGCTTGAACACATTCTTGCTAAGTTTTCGATCAAGACTGCCGGGTGTCCTGGGTGCCAGAGATTTCAGCGGGACTCTCCACTCTCTGCTTCCCGCTGCTCAAAGCCACACGTCAAGACACCCAGAACCGGCTGCATAAAATGTGCTTAGAAAACATGCTAGCGCTCTAAGCACCCTGGGAACATTCCTGGGATGCCCAGTCAACTTTCAGTGTTTCTGAGGGCTCTGACCCTGTGGTCAGGCTACTACTCTTCCTCCCCAAATGCACTAGTCACTCTAAATCCAGGCTAGTGGTGTAGGGGCAAGGGTCAGCAGCGCCAGCAAGTATCCCTAGTTGGAGACTTGTCTTTCACCTAAACCACTCTTTGGAATATGACAGTTCACTGCCCTATAAATAAAATTGGGAACTGGACCAATGTTTTCTTAAGAGCCCTCCAGCTCTTACTTTCCATACAGGTTTAGCTGACTTGCCCTGAGGACACTACCTGCTCTGCTTCCAGCCTAGGGCCACAGCCTCTTAGCTCAAGTCAGAGAAGGGGCTCAGACCCCCCAGAATGTTTCATATTTCTCCTTGGACTGAGGCCTACCACTGCCCCAGCCAGGGGGCTGTGACCCTCCCCTCTGCATAGTCGAGTTACCTAACTGAGGCTTCTTGAGGGTACTTTTTTTATTGGCTCAAAATCTCATTCACCAGTCTCTAAATAATCTTATGTACAAAAAATAGACTTTCCCCCCTGCTGTGAAATCTCATCAATAAATACAAACGTgtaaaggagggaggggaggcatATAATATACCATACCAAAATTCACTTCAAAAGATATCATATAATTTACagtctgattttttctttttcttctttttctttttctttttttttctttttaaaagaagggcGCTTCAGGTCGCAGCGGGAGAGTTCCCCAGGCGGACAATCTCTTTCCCAGTTCACAGCCTGGTCTCCCTCCCCTCGGGAGGGCAATGGCTCCCAAAAGTGCACGAGAGAAGGCAGAGGATCACCTTCCTGGATTAAGGCAGCGAAGCAGCCAGAAACCAGGACTTGATAGGGACTGGAGGAGAAGAAGGTCCGCTGCGTCTTTGGAGAAGAAAGCAAACGGTGAAAGATCAAATACTGAGTTAAATCACATTGGTGGAGGATTGGTAAGAGACAGACCCACAGACTTGAGTGAGGGTAGGGTGGCTGGAGACAGGGGGTGTCTCGGGCTGCGTGCGTAGAGCTAGCATCCTCTTCTTCTTTGCATGAGACTTCGTCTTTGCATGAATGAGGGTAGggtggctgcagggagggggacGTGCGGAGGCTGCAATGCTGGCCTGCGCGGGCAGCACCAGAGGGCTGGAGTTGGCGCGGCGCGGAGGATGGGGATGGAATGCAGCCTGTCACCCTCGTGGGCGCCCGGGGTTCACCGGGTGTTAGCGAGCCCGAGCCTGGAGGAGCAAGTTCGCACCAGGGCCGCCGCAGCGCGGTGTCCCTGACGGCCTccgccccctccctctgtcccaagCACCCACCGCCCAGTGGCCGACAGGCCCCTTCATAGGAAGTCTGAAAAAGCGAGGGCGCCGGGGCGCAGActggcaggggaggcaggggcctGCAGCCCGGGACGCTCCTCCAGCGAGGCGGCGGGGCTCAGGCTGCCCGCCTGGGAGACCGGGGAGTAGAGGGAGCCCCAGTCTCCCGGGGAGCCGCCGTCCTGGCTGCCCAGCTCCCCGCAGGGCAGCGCGGGCGCCTCCAGCCCGTAGAGGCTGTGGTCCGCTATGCGCAGCGCCTGCGTCAGCGCCCAGATGTAGTTGTGCGCGAAGCGTAGCGTCTCGATCTTGGTCAGCTTGGCATCGTCCGGAAAGGTGGGCAGGACACCGCGAAGCGCGTCCAGCGCCGAGTTGAGGTTGTGCATTCGATTGCGCTCGCGGTCGTTGGCCTTCTTGCGCCGGCTGCGTCGCTGCTTGCTCAGAGCCAGCTCGCTCTTGGGCCGGCTGCGCCCGCCGCGCCTGGTCCGGAGCTTCCTCGAGGCCCCTCGGCAGCCGCCCCCTTCCTCCTCGGCGCCGTTGCCCCGCGAGCGAGCGGGGCTGGGCGGAGCGGACGCAACGCAGGCCCCTTCGTCGTCCGAGGCGCCCGGGAAGGACCGCTCAGTCTCGTAGGTCCCTTGG
Proteins encoded in this window:
- the NEUROG3 gene encoding neurogenin-3, which gives rise to MAPHPSGAPTVQGTYETERSFPGASDDEGACVASAPPSPARSRGNGAEEEGGGCRGASRKLRTRRGGRSRPKSELALSKQRRSRRKKANDRERNRMHNLNSALDALRGVLPTFPDDAKLTKIETLRFAHNYIWALTQALRIADHSLYGLEAPALPCGELGSQDGGSPGDWGSLYSPVSQAGSLSPAASLEERPGLQAPASPASLRPGALAFSDFL